In Gemmatimonadaceae bacterium, one DNA window encodes the following:
- a CDS encoding OmpA family protein: protein WALTACASLSRKEKGAAIGAAAGGVVGGVIGNQTGSTARGAIIGAVVGGAAGAIIGHQMDQQAKELQQNIPGATVTRVGEGIAVTFASGLLYDFDSDVVRADAGENLRALAASLEKYPNTDLLIVGHTDAVGTSDYNQSLSERRATAAANYLEAQGVASGRLRAVGRGETEPIATNDTEAGRQLNRRVEIAIYTSASARNP, encoded by the coding sequence TGGGCGCTCACCGCGTGTGCGTCGCTCAGTCGGAAGGAGAAGGGGGCGGCGATCGGTGCGGCGGCGGGGGGCGTGGTGGGTGGCGTGATCGGCAACCAGACCGGCTCGACGGCCCGGGGAGCGATCATCGGCGCCGTAGTGGGTGGCGCGGCCGGCGCGATCATCGGTCATCAGATGGACCAGCAGGCCAAGGAACTTCAGCAGAACATTCCCGGGGCCACCGTGACGCGCGTGGGCGAGGGCATCGCCGTGACGTTCGCGTCGGGGCTCCTGTACGACTTCGACTCCGACGTCGTGCGCGCCGACGCAGGGGAGAACCTGCGTGCGCTGGCGGCGAGCCTCGAGAAGTACCCGAACACGGATCTCCTGATTGTCGGCCACACGGATGCGGTGGGCACGAGCGATTACAACCAGTCGCTGTCCGAGCGGCGGGCCACGGCGGCGGCCAACTACCTCGAGGCGCAGGGCGTGGCGTCGGGGCGCCTCCGGGCGGTCGGGCGCGGGGAGACGGAGCCCATCGCCACCAACGACACCGAGGCGGGCCGGCAGCTGAACCGGCGCGTGGAGATCGCGATCTACACCAGTGCGAGCGCCCGCAATCCGTAG